One Dethiosulfovibrio peptidovorans genomic region harbors:
- a CDS encoding pur operon repressor: MKGQRISRLLKMTARFLSNPAHPFSVTALADDFTVSKTVVSEDISIIEDSIVSEGLGRIRVDRGRAGGAAFVPAVSPERREDFLDGLARELSKDIRLLPSGLIYYSDILFNPEYARTLGLILASDFYGTHPDVVVTSEVKGIPLGIFAAQALGVPLAVCRFRNRASDGPAVCVHFATQTGDVRAMYMGTKVLGQGCRVLVIDDFMRGGGTASGMSLMVHEFKAELVGIGVFLVALDPPTKAVKNYSALLRLDISGQGPRVWMS, translated from the coding sequence ATGAAGGGACAACGTATTAGTCGATTGTTGAAGATGACCGCTCGTTTCCTGAGTAATCCGGCGCATCCCTTTTCTGTGACAGCTTTGGCTGATGACTTTACCGTGTCAAAAACGGTAGTCAGCGAGGATATCTCGATCATAGAGGACTCGATCGTCTCTGAGGGATTGGGGCGTATTCGGGTTGATCGGGGACGAGCTGGCGGTGCTGCCTTTGTCCCTGCGGTTTCTCCTGAGAGACGGGAGGACTTTTTGGATGGCTTGGCACGGGAACTCTCCAAGGACATCCGTCTTCTTCCCAGTGGTCTCATTTATTACAGTGACATTCTGTTTAACCCGGAATATGCTCGTACATTAGGGCTTATTCTGGCATCAGACTTCTACGGGACTCACCCCGACGTCGTGGTGACCAGCGAGGTGAAAGGAATCCCTTTAGGTATATTTGCGGCTCAGGCTCTGGGGGTTCCTTTAGCTGTCTGCCGTTTTAGAAATCGAGCTAGCGACGGGCCAGCGGTCTGTGTCCATTTTGCTACCCAGACCGGCGATGTTCGGGCCATGTACATGGGCACAAAGGTCTTGGGTCAAGGGTGTCGGGTTCTGGTCATCGACGATTTCATGAGAGGAGGGGGCACTGCCTCGGGTATGTCTCTTATGGTCCACGAGTTTAAGGCCGAACTGGTGGGGATAGGAGTGTTCCTCGTAGCTCTGGATCCCCCAACGAAGGCTGTAAAGAACTACTCGGCCTTGCTTCGTTTGGACATCTCAGGCCAAGGTCCCCGGGTATGGATGTCGTGA
- the trpS gene encoding tryptophan--tRNA ligase encodes MGLRTFSGMRPTGKLHLGHMAGALTNWIKLQDDEQYSCFYGIVDWHAMMSDYADSSVILGNCREVFLDWLAVGLDPEKSTIFVQSHVPEHAELALALGMITPLGWLQRNPTYKEQIVNIQNKDLSTFGFLGYPVLMAADILLYRSSVVPVGEDQTAHLEITREIARRFNNFYNEVFPEPDILLTPTPKVPGTDGRKMSKSYGNSINIADTEKEMWDKLRTMMTDPARQRKTDPGEPTKCPVWDIHKVFNDDDEQKEELATCCRAGSIGCVQCKKALKEHVVATMIPIWERRTWYEAHQETLDELLWEGARKARTVARETMDAVWSAIGLPPKPVSTVG; translated from the coding sequence ATGGGTTTGAGGACATTCAGCGGAATGCGCCCCACGGGGAAGCTGCATCTCGGTCATATGGCGGGGGCTTTAACAAACTGGATCAAACTCCAGGACGATGAGCAGTACAGCTGTTTCTACGGCATTGTGGATTGGCATGCTATGATGTCCGATTATGCCGATAGCTCGGTGATCTTGGGTAATTGTAGGGAGGTCTTTCTCGACTGGTTGGCTGTGGGGCTTGATCCCGAAAAGTCAACGATCTTCGTTCAATCCCACGTGCCGGAACACGCCGAACTGGCTTTGGCTCTGGGGATGATAACCCCTTTGGGCTGGCTTCAGAGGAACCCTACATATAAAGAACAGATTGTAAATATTCAGAATAAAGACCTGAGTACTTTTGGCTTTTTAGGATATCCAGTGCTCATGGCGGCTGATATCCTGCTCTATCGGTCGTCGGTAGTCCCTGTGGGGGAGGACCAAACGGCCCACCTTGAGATTACCCGGGAGATCGCTCGGCGCTTCAACAACTTTTATAATGAAGTGTTCCCTGAACCCGATATTCTACTCACCCCAACCCCTAAAGTTCCGGGGACTGATGGGCGGAAGATGAGTAAGTCCTACGGCAATAGCATTAACATTGCCGATACGGAGAAAGAGATGTGGGACAAGCTCCGTACTATGATGACCGATCCGGCTAGGCAGAGAAAAACCGACCCGGGAGAGCCGACGAAGTGTCCGGTCTGGGACATTCACAAAGTCTTCAATGACGACGATGAACAAAAAGAGGAACTGGCCACGTGCTGCCGAGCTGGCTCTATTGGCTGCGTCCAGTGTAAGAAGGCCTTGAAAGAACACGTGGTGGCTACGATGATCCCAATCTGGGAGCGGCGGACATGGTACGAAGCTCATCAAGAGACCTTGGACGAGCTTCTCTGGGAAGGCGCCCGGAAGGCTCGAACCGTCGCCAGAGAGACCATGGACGCCGTGTGGAGTGCCATAGGTCTTCCACCGAAACCGGTCTCCACGGTAGGTTGA
- a CDS encoding 4-diphosphocytidyl-2C-methyl-D-erythritol kinase, whose amino-acid sequence MNIVVPSCGKINLTLRVVGRRQDGYHSVVSVFCRLPRIESMSIGTLPPGSVDREVSCNIRIRGRNIVWKVLELLRARGVPVPPLKIVLTKNVPPGTGLGCGSGNGAALFRWAQLCYDCPVCPKHLTEVGADLPFLAGDHDLALISGIGEDVCPMPPLAFSCLLLVPRWRSKTYRAYALLDKYYGSCWALSQTEAETEAYSVVERLRKNEPVGLLPNDFLPPLSQIHSGYHELFSGLEASGALAWGLSGSGSAVFGLYSQGSFSKEQLLPLHRLNGVERLLVME is encoded by the coding sequence ATGAATATCGTCGTACCCAGTTGCGGCAAGATCAACCTCACCCTTCGTGTCGTTGGCCGTCGTCAGGACGGATACCATAGTGTAGTCTCGGTTTTTTGCCGTCTTCCTAGAATCGAGTCCATGAGCATAGGCACTCTCCCTCCGGGCAGCGTGGATCGGGAGGTCTCTTGTAATATTCGGATTCGAGGTCGAAACATCGTCTGGAAAGTTCTGGAACTCTTGCGAGCTCGAGGTGTGCCTGTTCCTCCCCTCAAGATAGTCCTTACCAAGAACGTCCCTCCTGGAACCGGCCTGGGTTGTGGTTCAGGTAATGGAGCTGCGCTGTTTCGATGGGCTCAATTATGCTATGATTGCCCGGTTTGTCCGAAGCACTTGACGGAGGTCGGGGCGGACCTCCCTTTTCTGGCTGGCGATCACGATTTGGCCTTGATCTCAGGTATTGGAGAGGACGTATGCCCTATGCCTCCCTTGGCCTTCTCGTGTTTACTGCTCGTTCCCCGGTGGCGTTCTAAGACGTATCGAGCCTACGCTCTTTTGGACAAATACTACGGTTCATGTTGGGCTCTCTCTCAAACAGAGGCTGAGACGGAGGCTTACTCAGTTGTAGAAAGACTTAGAAAGAACGAGCCGGTGGGCTTGCTCCCCAACGATTTTCTTCCCCCTCTTTCCCAGATTCACAGCGGTTACCACGAGCTCTTTTCCGGACTTGAGGCATCGGGGGCCCTTGCCTGGGGATTGAGTGGGAGTGGGAGTGCTGTATTTGGTCTCTATTCTCAAGGAAGCTTCTCCAAGGAACAGTTGCTTCCTCTTCATAGATTGAACGGGGTTGAAAGGCTCTTGGTCATGGAGTGA